The Eriocheir sinensis breed Jianghai 21 chromosome 21, ASM2467909v1, whole genome shotgun sequence genome includes a region encoding these proteins:
- the LOC127001598 gene encoding uncharacterized protein LOC127001598 — MERRLKLKSLKRVYSQKVTGAERRDVGLRSPGAPKKPLVKSLSMDWRLTLGSTLDPEPPGLHRIDELDLSSSQHLCRSATCPSVPAMDPQASPLPARPTPESVRSSPATSGLRSLGRGVGTPLVRSHEDPGPTTPGSDKRPHRGLRRTRSRPEGPAPSFGPRAAAAMEAGGSLGASVGGTIKRYVSLLRSRSAVSHRERPILGRISPGTVCVCVFTLL, encoded by the coding sequence ATGGAGCGACGACTCAAGCTGAAGTCGCTGAAGCGGGTCTACAGCCAGAAGGTGACGGGGGCCGAGCGGCGCGATGTGGGGCTCCGCTCCCCGGGGGCCCCCAAGAAACCTTTGGTCAAGTCTCTCTCAATGGACTGGCGCCTCACCCTCGGGTCCACCCTGGACCCGGAGCCCCCGGGACTCCACAGGATTGATGAGTTGGACTTGAGTTCAAGCCAACACCTGTGTCGGAGCGCCACCTGCCCCAGCGTGCCCGCTATGGACCCCCAAGCCTCCCCGCTGCCGGCGCGCCCCACCCCTGAGTCTGTTCGTAGCTCCCCCGCCACCTCAGGGCTTAGGTCCCTGGGCAGGGGGGTGGGCACGCCCCTGGTGCGCTCCCATGAAGACCCTGGACCCACCACCCCCGGCAGCGACAAGAGGCCGCACCGAGGACTCCGCCGCACCCGGTCTCGGCCGGAGGGTCCGGCGCCCTCGTTCGGGCCGCGAGCTGCCGCCGCCATGGAGGCCGGGGGCAGCCTGGGCGCCAGCGTGGGCGGCACCATCAAGCGATACGTCAGCCTCCTGAGGAGCCGATCGGCTGTGTCTCACCGGGAACGCCCCATCTTGGGCCGCATCAGTCCAGGtacagtgtgtgtttgtgtatttaccTTGCTGTAG